The following is a genomic window from Polaribacter atrinae.
GAAAGAATTCAACACATGTTAAAAACGGGGAAACCTCTTAGGAATTAAGTACTAAGTATACAGTATTAAGATTGAGCAACTTTAACAAAATGATTTCACAGAATAATACTTAATACTAAAATCGAAATACTATTATTATGCACAGATTTGAAGATTTAAAAATATGGCAGAAAGCAATGGATATAACAGAGAAATGTTATATCGCTTCTGAAAATTTTCCTAAAGAAGAAAAATACGGATTAACATCTCAACTTCGAAGAAGTGCAGTTTCTATACCTTCAAATATTTCTGAAGGAGCTGGAAGAAATACAAATGGAGAATTTAAGCAGTTTTTAGGAATTGCAAATGGTTCTTCTTATGAATTATTAACTCAATTATATTTATCAAAAAGATTAAATTTAATTACTGAAGAAAATGTAAGGCCTATTATTAATGAAATACTTGAAGTAACAAGAATGAATTTTTCTCTTCAAAAATCATTAACCAAATCTTAATTCTTTATACTAAAATCTTAATACTAATGACAAAACAAGCATATATAGTAAAAGCATATAGAACCGCAGTTGCAAAAGCTCCAAAAGGTGTTTTTCGCTTTAAACGTGCAGATGAATTAGGTGCAGAAACCATTCAGCACATGATGAAAGAATTACCAAATTTAGACGTAAAACGTATAGATGACGTAATTGTTGGTAACGCAATGCCAGAAGGTGCACAAGGTTTAAACATGGCACGTTTTATTTCTTTAATAGGATTAAATTCTGTCGATGTACCTGGAGTTACTGTAAACAGATTCTGTTCTTCGGGACTAGAAACAATTGCAATGGCAGCAGCTAAAATTCAAGCAGGAATGGCTAGTTGTATTATTGCCGGTGGAGCAGAAAGCATGAGTTCTGTACCAATGACAGGATTTAAACCAGAATTAAATTATGATACCGTAAAATCTGGTCACGCAGATTATTATTGGGGAATGGGAAATACTGCAGAAGCAGTTGCAAATCAGTTTAAGGTTTCTAGAAAAGACCAAGATGAATTTGCCTTTAAATCTCATATGAAAGCTTTAAAAGCACAAGCAGAAAATCGTTTTCAAGATCAAATTGTTCCTATTGAAGTGGAGCAAACTTATCTAGATGAAAACGGAAAGAAAGCAACAAGAAAATATACCGTAAATAAAGATGAAGGTCCTAGAAAAGGAACTAGCATTGAAGCTTTAACAAAACTGAGAGCAGTATTTGCTGCTGGAGGAAGTGTAACAGCTGGTAATTCATCTCAAATGAGTGATGGAGCTGCCTTTGTTATGGTAATGAGCGAAGAAATGGTAAAAGAATTAAATCTAGAACCAATTGCAAGAGTCGTAAATTATGCTGCTGCTGGTGTAGAACCAAGAATTATGGGAATTGGGCCTGTTGCTGCAATACCTAAAGTTTTAAAACAAGCAGGTTTACAACAAAACGATATTGAGTTAATTGAATTGAATGAAGCTTTTGCTTCTCAATCTTTAGCTGTAATGCGTGAGTTAGATTTAAACCAAGATATTGTAAATGTAAATGGTGGTGCCATTGCATTAGGTCATCCATTAGGTTGTACAGGAGCAAAATTATCTGTACAATTATTTGATGAAATGCGCAAGCTCGATATGAAAAACAAATACGGAATGGTAACGATGTGTGTAGGTACTGGTCAAGGTGCTGCAGGTGTGTTTGAATTCCTTTCATAATAAAAGTATAACTATAAAAAAATTGAAGAAGTAATAGAAGAATTCCAAAAGATAACAATGGAATTTCAGAATTGCCAACAAAAGCAGTCTATTTTTATATTCTTTCTTCTATAACCTAATAAAACAATTAACAAAATGGCAGAATTATTAAGAGGTGGTCAATTTCTTGTAAAAGAAACAAACTGTGAAGATATATTTACTCCAGAAGATTTTTCTGAAGAGCAACAAATGATGAAGGAAGCTGTGATGGAATTTAATGATCGAGAGATCATTCCTCACAAAGCTCGTTTTGAAGCAAAAGATTATGCACTTACAGAAGAAGTAATGCGTAAAGCCGGTGAATTAGGATTTTTAGGAGTAGCAGTTCCTGAAGCTTATGGAGGTTTAGGAATGGGATTTGTTTCTACCTTACTAACTTGTGATTATATTTCTAGTGGAACAGGTTCTTTTAGTACGGCATTTGGTGCACATACCGGAATAGGTACAATGCCAATTACATTATACGGAACCGAAGAACAAAAGCAAAAATACGTTCCTAAATTGGCTACTGGAGAATGGTTT
Proteins encoded in this region:
- a CDS encoding acetyl-CoA C-acyltransferase; this translates as MTKQAYIVKAYRTAVAKAPKGVFRFKRADELGAETIQHMMKELPNLDVKRIDDVIVGNAMPEGAQGLNMARFISLIGLNSVDVPGVTVNRFCSSGLETIAMAAAKIQAGMASCIIAGGAESMSSVPMTGFKPELNYDTVKSGHADYYWGMGNTAEAVANQFKVSRKDQDEFAFKSHMKALKAQAENRFQDQIVPIEVEQTYLDENGKKATRKYTVNKDEGPRKGTSIEALTKLRAVFAAGGSVTAGNSSQMSDGAAFVMVMSEEMVKELNLEPIARVVNYAAAGVEPRIMGIGPVAAIPKVLKQAGLQQNDIELIELNEAFASQSLAVMRELDLNQDIVNVNGGAIALGHPLGCTGAKLSVQLFDEMRKLDMKNKYGMVTMCVGTGQGAAGVFEFLS
- a CDS encoding four helix bundle protein; amino-acid sequence: MHRFEDLKIWQKAMDITEKCYIASENFPKEEKYGLTSQLRRSAVSIPSNISEGAGRNTNGEFKQFLGIANGSSYELLTQLYLSKRLNLITEENVRPIINEILEVTRMNFSLQKSLTKS